The following proteins are co-located in the Flammeovirga kamogawensis genome:
- a CDS encoding ABC transporter ATP-binding protein — protein sequence MIEVKNIRKSFQGKIVLNDISATFEKGRTNMIIGASGTGKSVLLKTIVGLFSPDSGSVLYDGREFHSSTHQMQKQIRREIGMLFQGSALFDSMTVAENVRFPLNIHSDLSESEKDDKVNFYLKRVGLENAANKMPSEISGGMQKRVGIARAIVMNSQYLFCDEPNSGLDPQTAWMIDQLIHEITLEYNLTTVIVSHDMNSVMEIGEYIMFMFEGNKVWEGNKDTILDAEPKALKDFLFSNKLVRTFKGMQ from the coding sequence ATGATTGAAGTTAAAAATATCCGTAAATCCTTTCAAGGTAAAATTGTACTTAATGATATAAGTGCAACTTTTGAAAAAGGAAGAACAAACATGATTATTGGCGCTAGTGGTACAGGTAAAAGTGTATTATTAAAAACCATAGTAGGTCTATTTAGCCCAGATAGTGGTTCTGTTTTGTATGATGGTAGAGAATTTCATTCTTCCACACATCAAATGCAAAAACAAATAAGAAGAGAGATTGGTATGCTATTTCAAGGTAGTGCACTTTTTGACTCTATGACAGTTGCTGAAAATGTTAGGTTTCCGTTAAATATACATTCAGATTTATCCGAAAGTGAAAAAGACGATAAAGTCAATTTTTACTTAAAAAGGGTTGGTTTAGAAAATGCGGCAAATAAAATGCCTTCCGAAATTAGTGGAGGTATGCAAAAACGTGTAGGTATTGCAAGAGCTATTGTAATGAACTCTCAATATTTATTCTGTGATGAGCCCAATTCAGGTTTGGATCCACAAACTGCTTGGATGATAGATCAATTGATACATGAAATTACTTTAGAATACAACTTAACTACTGTTATTGTGTCTCATGATATGAACTCTGTAATGGAAATAGGGGAATATATCATGTTCATGTTTGAAGGTAATAAAGTTTGGGAAGGCAATAAGGATACAATTCTTGATGCAGAACCAAAAGCGTTAAAAGATTTCTTGTTTTCAAATAAACTTGTGAGAACATTTAAAGGAATGCAATAA